GCACCACGAAGGAGTAGACCCCGTAGTCCTGCCGGGCGGCGAGCTTCCATTCGCCGTTGCCCACTTGGTAGATCACGGTCGCCGTCGCCGGCGTGCCCCACTGGTTGAGGAGCTTGACCGTGACCACCGTTCCTTGTTGCTGGTTGCAGCCGGTCAACCCGAACAGGGCCGCGATGACGAGCACGGCCGGTACAGCGAGCAACCTTTTCATGGCTCACCTCCAGTAGAGAACCGGGCACGAGAACGGGGCTCGAGCGGACCATGTTCGCAGATCGATTGTTCCCTCGTTCTCATTCTCCACCGCGCGCCGGCCTTTGGCAAGGGGTCCGCGCCCCCGTTTCGGGGTGTCGTTCCTCACGATCGCGGATTATGCTGACCGGTATGCACGCCGTGGAGTTCATCGAGAAAAAGCGGGACGGCGGGGAGCATTCTCCGGCGGAACTGCAGAAGTGGATCGCGGCCTACGTGGAGGGGGCGGTGCCCGACTACCAGATGGCCGCCTGGCTGATGGCCGTCTACTTTCAGGGCATGACCCCGCACGAGACCGCCGAGCTGACGCTGGCCATGGCCCGCTCGGGCGAGGTGCTCGACCTCGGCGGCCTGGGCAAGACGGTGGACAAGCACTCCTCCGGCGGCGTGGGCGACAAGACCACGCTGGTGGTCGCCCCCATCCTGGCCGCTGCGGGGCTGGTCGTGGCCAAGATGAGCGGCCGCGGCCTCGCCCACACCGGCGGCACGATCGACAAGCTGGAGAGCATCCCCGGCTGGCGGGCCGAACTCTCCGACGAGACCTTCCTGCGTCAGGCGCGCGAGGTGGGGCTGGTCATCGCCGGCCAGTCGAAGAACCTGGCCCCCGCCGACGGCAAGATGTACGCCCTGCGCGACGTGACGGGCACGGTGCCCTCGATCCCGCTGATCGCCAGCTCGATCATGTCGAAGAAGCTGGCCGCCGGCGCCCGCATCATCACCCTGGACGTCAAGGTGGGCAAGGGGGCCTTCATGAAGGACCTGGAGCACGCCCGCGAGCTGGCGCGGTTGATGGTGGACATCGGCCGCCACGCCGGCCGCGAGGTGCGGGCGGTGCTCAGCCAGATGGACGAGCCCCTGGGCCGTGCGGTGGGCAACGCCATCGAGGTGCGCGAGGCCATCGCCACCCTGCGGGGCGAGGGCCCGGACGACCTGACCGAGCTTTCGCTGGCGCTGGCGCGCGAGGCGCTGGAGGCCGCGGGCGAGGACCCGGGCCGGGCCGAAGCGGTCTGGAAGAGCGGCGCGGCGCTCGACAAGCTGCGCGCCTTCGTGGCCGCCCAGGGCGGCGACGCGCGCGTGGTGGACGAACCCGAGCGGCTCGAGCTGGCCCCCGACGTCTTCGAGCTGCGCGCCGAGGCGGCCGGCGTCGTCACCGAACTCGACGCCTACAAGGTGGGGCTGGCGGTGCTGCGGCTGGGGGGCGGCCGTGAGCGCAAGGGCGACGCGATCGACCACGGCGTGGGGGTGCGGCTCGCCAAGAAGGTTGGCGACCGCGTGGCCGAGGGTGATATACTGGCTACGGTATTTCATCGCGCGGGGCGCGGACTAGAGGAATCGTCGCAACGATTGAAGGAGGCCTACCGGATTGGGCAACGCGCGGGCGTTCCCCCGTTGATCCTGGAAGTCGTCGCATGATTCCTCGCTTTTACGTGCGTCCCCGCGCCACCAAAGGAGAAACGGGCGGTATGAAGAGGCGGGTAAACGAGCGTTACACCATCCTGATCACCCGAACGGGCCGCGAGCCCCTGGTGGTCTCCTTTCGGCCCCTGGCGCTCCTGCTGGCCGCCCTGATCCTCGTGGCCTGGACCGCGGCCAGCGGCTATGCCTACTACAAGGTGAGCGCCCTGCGCGACACCGAGCAGCGCCTCGAGCTCCTCTCCGAACAGGCGCGGCAGCTGGGCCTCGAGCTCGCGGCCGAGCGCAACCGCAACGAGAACCTGGCGGGTCAGGCGGCGAAGATGCTCGAGGAGCTGGACACCCTCGAGTCCGAGATCAACCGCCTGCGCGAACGCGCCGGCCTGCCCAAGCTCGAGCTGACGCCGGTGAACGGGCGCACTCCCGCCTCCGAGGGCCAGGGCGGCGGCGGCCGGCCGCTGTCCGCCGAGGACCTCT
This genomic stretch from Oceanithermus profundus DSM 14977 harbors:
- a CDS encoding thymidine phosphorylase — encoded protein: MHAVEFIEKKRDGGEHSPAELQKWIAAYVEGAVPDYQMAAWLMAVYFQGMTPHETAELTLAMARSGEVLDLGGLGKTVDKHSSGGVGDKTTLVVAPILAAAGLVVAKMSGRGLAHTGGTIDKLESIPGWRAELSDETFLRQAREVGLVIAGQSKNLAPADGKMYALRDVTGTVPSIPLIASSIMSKKLAAGARIITLDVKVGKGAFMKDLEHARELARLMVDIGRHAGREVRAVLSQMDEPLGRAVGNAIEVREAIATLRGEGPDDLTELSLALAREALEAAGEDPGRAEAVWKSGAALDKLRAFVAAQGGDARVVDEPERLELAPDVFELRAEAAGVVTELDAYKVGLAVLRLGGGRERKGDAIDHGVGVRLAKKVGDRVAEGDILATVFHRAGRGLEESSQRLKEAYRIGQRAGVPPLILEVVA